A stretch of the Methylacidiphilum caldifontis genome encodes the following:
- a CDS encoding LL-diaminopimelate aminotransferase, with amino-acid sequence MNNDYIQSLFAQRIGGSSFGETTQIYKFEKIKRAKRSAKEKNPHIELLDFGVGEPDEPATAETVMVLAKEAAKAENRFYADNGGQLLKEAAARYMKRICGVEVDPQSEIIHSIGIKAALSILPAALIDPGDYVLMTVPGYPVFGTHAQYYGGKVYNLPLKKENQFLPDLYSVPQNILSKTKVLVLNYPNNPTGAVASRGFFEDVVDFALKHRIVVIHDFAYAGLVFEGKPLSFLSIPGAKEVGIELHSASKNFNMTGWRCGFVVGNPKLIKAYGYVKDHTDSGQFLAIQHAYAYCLDHSEITERIAQKYSRRMDLMVETLRNIGFKATKPKASFFLYTEAPKSVNSKGKNITFRNAEDCTQWLIQEKLISTVPWDDAGPFLRWSVTYSAKNEQEEKEIMEKLKTRLSDCHWEW; translated from the coding sequence ATGAATAACGATTACATTCAGTCTCTTTTTGCTCAACGAATCGGGGGGAGTTCTTTTGGAGAGACAACCCAAATATACAAATTCGAAAAAATCAAGAGAGCCAAGCGCTCGGCAAAAGAAAAAAATCCTCATATTGAACTTCTCGATTTTGGAGTGGGAGAACCCGATGAACCCGCTACTGCTGAAACAGTAATGGTTCTAGCCAAGGAAGCAGCAAAAGCCGAAAACCGTTTTTATGCGGATAATGGAGGTCAACTTCTCAAAGAAGCAGCGGCCAGATACATGAAAAGAATTTGTGGAGTTGAGGTCGATCCACAATCCGAAATTATTCATTCGATTGGGATTAAAGCTGCCTTATCCATTCTTCCTGCTGCTCTGATCGACCCTGGGGATTACGTGCTCATGACCGTGCCCGGTTATCCGGTATTTGGCACTCATGCCCAGTACTATGGAGGCAAAGTTTATAACCTTCCTCTGAAAAAAGAAAACCAGTTTTTACCTGATCTTTATTCGGTTCCCCAAAACATTCTTTCTAAGACTAAGGTCTTGGTTCTTAATTATCCCAATAACCCTACAGGGGCAGTAGCCAGCAGGGGATTTTTTGAAGATGTTGTTGATTTTGCTTTAAAGCATAGAATCGTTGTCATTCACGACTTTGCTTATGCTGGACTTGTTTTCGAAGGCAAGCCACTTAGCTTTTTATCAATACCTGGAGCAAAAGAAGTGGGGATTGAACTCCATTCAGCAAGCAAAAATTTCAACATGACGGGATGGCGCTGTGGTTTTGTCGTTGGCAATCCCAAGCTCATCAAAGCTTATGGGTATGTCAAGGATCATACGGATTCAGGGCAATTTCTTGCCATCCAACATGCTTATGCCTATTGTCTGGATCACAGCGAAATCACTGAAAGGATCGCTCAAAAATATTCCCGGAGAATGGATCTGATGGTTGAAACTCTCCGTAACATTGGCTTCAAGGCAACAAAACCTAAAGCTTCCTTTTTCCTCTATACCGAAGCCCCAAAATCAGTAAACTCCAAGGGAAAAAACATCACTTTTCGTAATGCCGAAGATTGCACCCAATGGTTAATCCAGGAAAAACTTATTTCAACCGTACCTTGGGATGATGCAGGGCCTTTCTTAAGATGGAGCGTAACCTACAGCGCAAAAAACGAGCAAGAAGAAAAAGAGATCATGGAAAAACTCAAAACAAGGCTATCTGACTGTCATTGGGAATGGTAA
- a CDS encoding RluA family pseudouridine synthase, which produces MNFYEPSYPPRIIFENEDFLILDKPPFFLSHPTYKKKNPSILEWLQNQHPHVSFRLIHRLDRETSGLLLVAKNEAVASYFGRQMEKRLIQKGYLAICWGELKVDFLKIEAPIGYMGGSNGNSIVIRQGIVAHGANSISEVYPIGYGGGYSLLWIKPITGKLHQIRVHLSTIKHPLVGDKLYGPNPLFFLEFTKWGWTEEMRKVLLLPRHALHAATLSFFWKGNKQQFFSPLPEDLEKFLRNTKNFIEIKNPMLQKNSWEMTHILKKFY; this is translated from the coding sequence ATGAATTTTTATGAGCCTTCCTATCCCCCACGGATCATATTTGAAAATGAGGATTTTCTCATCCTAGACAAACCCCCCTTTTTCCTTTCCCATCCCACATACAAAAAGAAAAATCCAAGTATCTTGGAATGGTTGCAAAATCAGCATCCCCATGTCTCCTTCAGACTCATCCATAGATTAGACCGTGAAACAAGTGGACTTTTACTCGTAGCTAAAAATGAGGCTGTTGCCTCTTATTTTGGACGGCAGATGGAAAAAAGGCTTATTCAAAAGGGATACCTAGCGATCTGCTGGGGTGAGCTCAAGGTTGATTTCTTGAAAATAGAAGCTCCTATCGGCTACATGGGCGGATCGAATGGAAATTCAATCGTTATTCGTCAAGGAATAGTTGCTCATGGGGCTAACTCCATATCAGAAGTTTATCCCATCGGGTATGGAGGAGGATATAGTTTGTTATGGATAAAACCGATTACGGGAAAGCTTCATCAGATTAGGGTCCATCTTTCCACAATCAAACATCCTCTGGTAGGAGATAAACTCTATGGACCTAACCCTTTATTTTTTCTAGAATTCACAAAATGGGGTTGGACAGAAGAAATGAGAAAAGTATTGCTCCTACCCCGACATGCTTTACATGCTGCCACCCTTTCTTTCTTTTGGAAGGGAAATAAACAGCAATTCTTTTCCCCCCTTCCCGAAGATCTTGAAAAATTCTTAAGGAATACCAAGAACTTTATCGAGATAAAAAACCCTATGCTGCAAAAAAATAGCTGGGAGATGACACATATCTTGAAAAAATTTTACTAA
- a CDS encoding RNA-guided endonuclease InsQ/TnpB family protein: MLIRQAFKYELMPNGQQERQMCRFAGSCRFVYNRALALQKERHERGEKKLGYAGLCKLLTEWRNSAETAWLKDAPVHPLQQSLKDLERAYANFFAKWAGFPRFRKKGMSDSFRYPDPKQIKLEQHNNRIFLPKLGWLRYRNSRELLGVVKNVTVSQSCGKWYVSIQAEREVEQIVPQGGTVGIDMGIARFATLSDGTFYAPLHSFRRHEQRLGKAQQSLSRRVRFSNNWRKAKARVGRIHARIANVRRDYLHKTSTAISKNHAVVFVEDLQVRNMSGSAAGTVEAPGRNVRAMSGLNKSILDQGWFEFGRQLDYKLAWRGGRLITVPPQNTSRACPCCGHVSADNRQTQAWFACVECGFEDNADVVGAINILSCGMQMLRDEGQGTLHACSGMAQAVSPDGLWIEPRWRSEAGTHRSDPGEAPCHP, translated from the coding sequence ATGCTTATCCGCCAAGCCTTCAAGTACGAATTGATGCCAAACGGCCAGCAAGAGCGGCAAATGTGCCGCTTCGCTGGCTCATGCCGGTTCGTTTACAACAGGGCGCTGGCGTTGCAGAAGGAGCGCCACGAGCGAGGCGAGAAAAAACTTGGCTACGCTGGGTTGTGCAAGCTGCTCACCGAGTGGCGCAACAGCGCGGAAACGGCATGGCTCAAGGACGCTCCGGTGCATCCCTTGCAACAATCCCTCAAAGACCTGGAGCGAGCCTACGCCAACTTCTTTGCCAAGTGGGCTGGTTTCCCACGCTTCAGGAAGAAAGGCATGTCGGATAGCTTCCGCTATCCCGACCCGAAGCAGATCAAGCTGGAGCAGCACAACAACCGCATCTTTCTGCCCAAGCTCGGTTGGCTGCGCTACCGCAACAGCCGGGAGCTGCTCGGTGTAGTCAAGAACGTCACCGTAAGCCAGTCATGCGGTAAGTGGTACGTGAGCATCCAGGCCGAGCGGGAGGTGGAGCAGATCGTCCCGCAAGGAGGTACGGTTGGCATCGACATGGGGATCGCCCGCTTCGCTACGCTCTCGGATGGCACGTTCTACGCCCCGCTCCACAGCTTCAGGCGGCATGAGCAACGCTTGGGCAAGGCGCAGCAGTCATTGAGCCGCAGGGTCAGATTCAGCAACAACTGGAGGAAGGCAAAAGCAAGAGTTGGGCGCATCCACGCACGCATCGCCAATGTCCGCCGCGACTACCTGCATAAGACCTCGACAGCGATCAGCAAAAACCACGCTGTAGTCTTCGTCGAGGACTTGCAGGTACGGAACATGTCCGGGTCGGCGGCGGGCACTGTCGAGGCTCCAGGCCGAAACGTTCGGGCCATGTCCGGCCTGAACAAGTCGATCCTGGATCAAGGTTGGTTCGAGTTCGGTCGCCAACTGGACTACAAGCTGGCATGGCGGGGCGGCCGGCTGATCACCGTGCCGCCGCAGAATACGAGCCGCGCCTGCCCGTGCTGCGGACACGTTTCGGCGGACAACCGCCAGACGCAGGCCTGGTTTGCGTGTGTGGAATGTGGTTTCGAGGACAACGCCGATGTGGTCGGTGCAATCAACATCCTCTCTTGTGGGATGCAAATGTTGCGGGACGAAGGGCAGGGCACGCTGCACGCTTGCAGCGGGATGGCGCAAGCCGTCAGCCCGGATGGCCTGTGGATCGAACCGCGCTGGCGGTCGGAAGCAGGAACCCACCGAAGCGACCCAGGAGAGGCGCCATGCCACCCCTGA
- a CDS encoding ATP-dependent DNA helicase yields the protein MSSDGQNSLSNGKFNDPRKQDGASLISSFFSPAGPLSQAAHYEYRPQQKQMAEEIYSSLEKKQHLVIEAPTGTGKSLAYLVSSLFYCKNFSQRGVISTHTLNLQDQLLHKDIPLLKKMLAKDFSVVLLKGRQNYICPKRLEKVMRHGSDLFPSHETTDILNVYNWSLRTKTGDIEELDPLPSLQLWSQICSEPGLCNCKSCAHNPRCFYQRFREKSSQSDLTIVNHAFYFSLLGRNVDPEFQKEIGTPFGESFVVFDEAHTLEKIASSQLGFSVSKYRLQNLLFRLFNPITHKGLLLFLKNKHLIEKNIIAYEQLRLFFQSIAEIPIQHSVLEQRIINPLPLPNPLPETLDNLVKEISSEIINVQEKEIKEEIENCIEKISLEKRALLDFFEMKIPDHVYWIEITDPPSLNGNVQLLATPLDVGPLLQSLLYEKEISVIMTSATLQVANSFSYFQQHVGLYSRSLSLQSPFDYGKQMKIVIPKNMPDPSQTSPYEQALAYWIERLVRQTGGSALVLFTNRKTLSNMVNVLSQKLTEAGYPLFVQDGKISRHRLLNLFKEARHAVLFGMDSFWQGIDVPGESLRNVIITKLPFSSPDHPQVQAKSEQLEKLGFNPFFHYSLPEAVLKFRQGVGRLIRSKEDRGIIAILDSRILSRSYGKMFLLSIPSAPIETIE from the coding sequence ATGTCTAGCGATGGTCAAAATAGCCTATCCAACGGCAAATTTAATGACCCAAGAAAGCAAGATGGAGCTTCTTTAATCTCTTCTTTTTTTTCTCCCGCTGGTCCCTTGTCTCAAGCAGCTCACTATGAATATCGGCCTCAACAAAAACAAATGGCAGAAGAGATTTACAGTAGCCTTGAAAAAAAACAACACCTGGTTATTGAAGCACCAACAGGTACTGGCAAAAGCTTAGCTTATCTGGTTTCTTCCCTCTTTTACTGTAAGAATTTTTCACAAAGAGGCGTCATTTCGACTCACACTCTTAACTTGCAGGATCAACTCCTTCACAAGGATATTCCTCTATTAAAAAAAATGTTAGCCAAGGACTTCTCTGTCGTGCTCCTTAAGGGACGTCAAAACTACATCTGTCCCAAAAGGCTTGAGAAAGTGATGCGACATGGCTCGGACCTTTTCCCCTCTCATGAAACAACGGACATCCTGAATGTATACAATTGGTCACTAAGAACCAAAACGGGAGACATTGAAGAACTTGATCCTCTTCCTTCGTTGCAGCTCTGGAGTCAAATATGTTCAGAACCTGGATTATGTAACTGCAAAAGCTGTGCACATAACCCCCGTTGTTTTTACCAAAGATTTAGAGAGAAAAGTAGTCAGTCGGACTTGACCATAGTTAACCATGCCTTTTATTTTTCTCTTCTTGGAAGAAATGTTGATCCCGAGTTTCAAAAAGAAATTGGAACTCCTTTTGGTGAAAGTTTTGTGGTCTTTGACGAGGCCCACACTCTTGAAAAAATAGCTTCAAGCCAGCTTGGATTTTCTGTTTCTAAGTACCGGTTGCAGAACCTTCTTTTCCGCCTATTTAATCCGATTACCCACAAAGGACTACTTCTTTTCCTAAAAAACAAACACCTGATAGAAAAAAATATAATAGCTTATGAACAGCTTCGCTTGTTTTTCCAGTCCATTGCTGAAATCCCTATTCAACATTCTGTTTTGGAACAAAGAATTATTAACCCTTTGCCCCTACCCAACCCTCTGCCCGAAACCTTAGACAATCTTGTAAAAGAAATATCTTCAGAAATCATAAACGTCCAAGAAAAAGAGATCAAAGAGGAGATAGAAAACTGTATCGAAAAAATTTCGCTTGAAAAGCGCGCTCTTCTTGACTTTTTTGAAATGAAAATTCCAGATCATGTTTATTGGATAGAAATTACTGATCCTCCCAGTCTTAATGGGAATGTTCAGCTTCTGGCCACGCCCTTGGATGTAGGACCTCTTCTTCAATCCTTGCTTTACGAAAAAGAGATTTCGGTAATCATGACTAGTGCTACCTTACAAGTTGCAAATAGTTTTTCCTATTTTCAGCAGCATGTTGGTCTCTATAGCCGTTCTCTTTCCCTGCAGTCGCCTTTTGATTACGGCAAGCAGATGAAAATTGTTATTCCTAAAAATATGCCTGATCCTTCGCAAACCTCTCCCTATGAACAAGCTCTTGCTTATTGGATAGAGAGATTAGTAAGACAAACTGGAGGATCTGCTCTTGTCCTTTTTACAAACCGCAAAACCTTGTCAAATATGGTGAATGTGCTCAGTCAAAAGCTCACCGAAGCAGGTTATCCTCTTTTTGTTCAAGATGGAAAAATATCTCGCCACAGGCTTTTGAATCTTTTCAAAGAAGCTAGGCATGCCGTACTGTTTGGAATGGATAGTTTCTGGCAAGGTATCGATGTCCCTGGAGAGTCTTTAAGAAATGTGATTATCACGAAACTGCCCTTCTCTTCTCCAGATCATCCTCAAGTCCAAGCTAAAAGTGAACAATTAGAAAAATTGGGTTTTAATCCTTTTTTTCATTACTCCCTTCCCGAAGCCGTTTTAAAATTCAGGCAAGGAGTAGGTAGATTAATTAGAAGTAAAGAAGATAGGGGAATTATAGCTATTCTCGATTCAAGAATACTCTCTAGATCTTATGGAAAAATGTTTCTTCTTTCTATTCCCTCTGCACCCATTGAAACCATTGAATAA
- a CDS encoding sulfite exporter TauE/SafE family protein, producing the protein MNMAGLILLGLVSGFASGCFGIGGGAVIVPALILFFGVPYHIAVGTSLALIIPIALAGSTLNGLLQKIDWTIFGTILIFGVIGAIIGVIFIQKIPATLAKKLLSIFLFYAAYRLWFGTAGKI; encoded by the coding sequence ATGAATATGGCAGGTTTAATTTTACTTGGCTTGGTCTCTGGCTTTGCAAGCGGCTGTTTTGGGATTGGTGGCGGAGCTGTTATCGTACCCGCTCTTATTCTTTTTTTTGGCGTGCCTTATCACATAGCTGTGGGGACATCACTGGCTTTAATCATTCCTATTGCCTTAGCGGGAAGTACTCTTAATGGATTATTACAAAAGATTGATTGGACTATTTTTGGAACCATTCTCATTTTTGGTGTTATTGGAGCCATTATTGGAGTTATATTCATCCAAAAAATACCAGCAACTCTTGCCAAAAAACTCTTGTCTATCTTCCTATTTTATGCCGCCTATCGGCTTTGGTTCGGGACAGCCGGAAAGATTTAA
- a CDS encoding alcohol dehydrogenase catalytic domain-containing protein → MKAVLLTSPSALEAKPLKIASVGDPHPMDDEVLVKIEACGVCRSNLHMIEGDWMERGIPAKLPIIPGHEIVGRVVEIGNRVSHFRKGDRVGLQPLWSTCGRCSYCWTGKEELCQLKEITGETVDGGYAEYVIGKEDHLYLVPEAIPAVEAAPLFCPGITAYHAIKKAGDIMGKRVAIFGIGGVGHMALQFARIAGATTIAISRNPEHLRVAKDLGADECINGNDKSSLEKLKKEQAIDCGIVFAPSSAVAQLAMSLVKAGGKVIVGVQVELGSFSFVEEKVVLGTVIGPREEMKEVLQLAAEGKIKPICQGFSLEDAPEALMKLKKGEIVMRAVLVV, encoded by the coding sequence ATGAAAGCTGTATTGTTAACCAGTCCTTCAGCCTTAGAAGCGAAGCCATTGAAGATAGCCAGTGTTGGCGATCCTCATCCCATGGATGACGAAGTGTTGGTTAAAATTGAAGCCTGTGGGGTCTGCCGATCTAATCTTCATATGATTGAAGGCGATTGGATGGAAAGAGGCATACCTGCAAAACTTCCTATTATTCCCGGACATGAAATTGTAGGTAGGGTGGTAGAAATAGGAAACCGGGTTAGCCATTTTAGGAAAGGAGATCGAGTAGGGCTTCAACCTCTCTGGTCTACATGTGGTAGATGCTCCTATTGTTGGACGGGAAAAGAGGAATTGTGTCAGCTAAAGGAAATCACCGGGGAAACAGTTGATGGCGGTTATGCAGAGTATGTAATTGGCAAAGAAGATCATTTATACCTTGTTCCTGAAGCAATTCCTGCCGTAGAAGCTGCTCCCTTATTCTGTCCAGGAATTACCGCTTATCATGCCATAAAAAAGGCAGGAGATATAATGGGTAAACGTGTAGCCATTTTTGGTATTGGAGGGGTTGGTCATATGGCTCTGCAGTTTGCTCGCATTGCGGGAGCCACAACCATTGCTATCTCTAGAAATCCAGAGCACTTGAGAGTGGCAAAGGATTTAGGAGCTGATGAGTGTATAAATGGAAATGATAAAAGCTCTTTGGAAAAATTAAAAAAAGAACAAGCGATTGATTGTGGGATTGTTTTTGCCCCTTCCAGTGCAGTGGCACAATTGGCTATGTCTTTAGTCAAAGCTGGTGGAAAGGTTATTGTGGGGGTTCAGGTTGAGTTGGGAAGCTTTTCTTTTGTCGAGGAAAAAGTGGTATTAGGGACAGTGATTGGTCCTAGAGAAGAAATGAAAGAAGTCCTGCAACTAGCGGCAGAGGGGAAAATCAAGCCAATATGTCAAGGCTTTTCTCTTGAGGATGCCCCTGAAGCTTTGATGAAGCTAAAGAAAGGGGAAATCGTCATGCGGGCTGTTCTTGTAGTATAA